The following coding sequences are from one Prochlorococcus sp. MIT 1314 window:
- a CDS encoding tetratricopeptide repeat protein: MIKKKFYKLSPSIKAEKIATRAKNCDDEVNYKYAIMEISKALEVNDECETTYFIRGDLYSQMDGYHDQAISDFTKAIELDPNDFAKYNARGRAYLKAEKYENAINDFTKVIEMSMSTLLMDSSSVFEERGFAFLKCGFFGKAISDFSESLKDSEDEIKFLCRAMALAKNDNYDGALNDLIAASNINGNCLKENKNFLSDFPKDFKAILFIHFPKKYLDDLNLSI, from the coding sequence ATGATTAAAAAGAAATTTTATAAATTATCACCCTCTATCAAAGCTGAAAAGATAGCAACAAGAGCAAAGAATTGTGATGATGAAGTAAATTATAAATATGCAATTATGGAGATATCTAAAGCTCTAGAAGTAAACGATGAATGTGAAACTACATATTTTATAAGAGGAGATTTATACTCCCAAATGGATGGATATCATGATCAAGCTATTAGCGACTTTACTAAGGCAATTGAATTAGATCCAAATGATTTCGCAAAATATAATGCTAGGGGAAGGGCATATCTAAAAGCAGAAAAATATGAAAATGCCATTAATGATTTTACAAAAGTAATTGAGATGAGTATGTCAACTTTACTGATGGACTCTTCTTCAGTTTTTGAAGAGAGAGGTTTTGCATTTTTAAAATGCGGATTTTTTGGTAAAGCAATTAGTGATTTTTCAGAATCATTGAAAGATTCCGAAGATGAGATTAAGTTTTTGTGCAGAGCTATGGCATTAGCTAAAAATGATAATTATGATGGAGCATTAAATGACTTGATAGCAGCATCAAATATTAACGGTAATTGCCTAAAGGAGAATAAAAACTTTTTATCCGATTTTCCAAAAGATTTTAAAGCAATTTTATTTATACATTTCCCTAAAAAATATCTTGATGATTTGAATTTATCTATTTAA
- a CDS encoding M48 family metalloprotease, which yields MTFQDFLRNSSVYFSIISLIISITLLGFYIRNRSQLFMPDEYKTIKRIVSKVADSNNLGNHPITFTIISGSRVYWIAKSLGVCSEDFCYFMRNINPFIQYKGKSAEELNEAIRQTYIVNGIEAYAWPNGTVAISRSSFRSASDRESYLAFVIGHEISHILNNDSFQNSLRTSKEGLGLKPKKKTLIGYGISREAESKADIKSAEMLINAGYLKETPVEAHDFFARLNGYGYATEKDSSHPGYEERRKNLKKFIAKYKEKDSDNSNRTNGKWIYNRKENTLTFKVQY from the coding sequence ATGACATTTCAGGATTTTCTGAGAAACTCTTCAGTTTATTTTTCAATTATTTCTTTAATAATTTCAATAACTTTGCTTGGATTTTACATAAGAAATAGGTCTCAGTTATTCATGCCTGATGAATATAAAACTATTAAGCGTATCGTAAGCAAAGTTGCAGATAGTAATAATCTTGGAAACCATCCAATTACTTTTACAATTATTTCTGGCAGCAGGGTCTACTGGATAGCAAAATCTTTAGGTGTATGTTCTGAGGATTTTTGTTACTTTATGAGGAATATAAATCCATTTATTCAGTATAAAGGAAAGTCGGCTGAGGAATTGAATGAAGCTATTCGTCAGACATACATTGTAAATGGAATAGAAGCCTACGCTTGGCCTAATGGGACAGTGGCAATTAGTCGTTCATCTTTCAGAAGTGCTTCTGACAGGGAATCTTATCTTGCTTTTGTAATTGGCCATGAAATTAGTCATATATTAAATAATGATAGTTTTCAGAATTCTCTTCGTACCAGTAAAGAGGGATTAGGTTTAAAACCAAAAAAAAAGACACTCATTGGCTATGGCATTTCCAGAGAAGCTGAAAGTAAAGCAGATATTAAATCCGCAGAGATGCTAATAAATGCAGGCTATTTAAAAGAAACTCCAGTGGAGGCTCATGATTTTTTTGCAAGGCTTAATGGGTATGGCTATGCAACTGAGAAGGATAGCAGTCACCCAGGGTATGAGGAGAGGAGAAAAAATCTTAAAAAGTTCATAGCCAAATATAAAGAAAAAGATTCAGATAATTCAAATAGAACAAATGGTAAGTGGATTTATAACAGGAAAGAAAATACTCTGACTTTCAAAGTTCAGTATTAG
- a CDS encoding site-specific integrase yields the protein MSYFALKKNYVGPRSKTFLSKDLAESWADAVEERTKRVLNDIPVTLGEAINDYINGPLLMHRSADNEKYPLRVTAESWLGDIPLKDLQIRHFAVWRDERLLKVKPNIVMRELRILRVLIDWARDERGAGIKDNPARQLRVRGTGDARAPFFTDQDEKRLLHELSQMTNPNHLRLTKLALITGFRRSELLSLNWRNIDLKNNRLHIQRKECAARESSSSMRMVPLPHKAKELLKSFKSKEGSVINLTKGSARNGFDRARKKAGLENLRFHDLRHIAISRMWSSGMNALEISACSGHRDIKMLMRYSHYQLSF from the coding sequence GTGTCTTATTTTGCATTAAAGAAGAATTATGTAGGCCCGAGGTCAAAAACATTTCTTTCCAAAGACTTGGCGGAATCCTGGGCAGATGCAGTCGAAGAGAGAACAAAAAGGGTTTTAAATGACATCCCCGTCACCCTGGGAGAGGCAATCAATGACTATATAAATGGTCCTCTGCTTATGCACCGAAGTGCGGATAATGAAAAATATCCCCTTAGAGTGACAGCAGAAAGCTGGCTTGGAGATATTCCTCTGAAAGACCTGCAGATAAGGCATTTTGCCGTCTGGCGAGATGAAAGATTACTTAAGGTGAAACCAAATATAGTGATGCGGGAACTGAGGATATTGAGAGTATTGATTGACTGGGCAAGAGATGAAAGAGGAGCTGGGATAAAAGATAACCCCGCAAGGCAACTGAGAGTGAGAGGGACTGGAGATGCTAGAGCACCATTTTTCACTGATCAAGACGAGAAAAGACTTTTACATGAACTGTCTCAAATGACCAACCCAAATCATCTGAGACTCACAAAGCTTGCACTGATCACTGGCTTTCGCCGCTCAGAACTTTTAAGCCTGAACTGGAGAAATATCGATTTAAAGAACAACAGACTTCATATCCAAAGAAAGGAATGTGCGGCAAGAGAAAGTTCCAGTTCCATGAGAATGGTTCCTTTACCCCATAAAGCAAAAGAACTTCTCAAAAGCTTTAAAAGCAAAGAGGGAAGTGTAATAAACCTGACAAAGGGATCTGCAAGAAATGGATTTGATAGAGCAAGGAAGAAAGCAGGTTTAGAAAATCTAAGATTTCATGATTTAAGACATATAGCTATAAGCAGAATGTGGAGTTCAGGAATGAATGCTCTGGAGATAAGTGCATGCAGTGGTCACAGAGATATAAAAATGTTGATGAGATACAGTCACTATCAATTAAGTTTTTAA